In Actinopolyspora saharensis, the genomic window CAGCTTGTTGAGCTGCTTGGTCACCTGTTCCAGCGGCTGCTCCTCCACCGAGACCACGATCGTCATGCGCGAGATCTCGGGGTGTTCCGTCGGACCGACGGCCAGGGACTCGATGTTGAAGCTGCGCCGGGAGAACAACCCCGACACCCTGGCCAGCACCCCTGGAACGTTTTCCACCAGCACGCTGAGCGTGTGTCGGCTCATCGACGCGCTCACCCCTCGTCGTCGTCGAACAGCGGGCGGATTCCGCGCGCCGCCATGATTTCGTCGTTTCCGGTTCCGGCGGCCACCATCGGCCACACCTGCGCGTCCTTGCCCACCACGAAGTCGATGACCACGGGTCGGTCGTCGATCTCCATCGCCCGCTCGATGACGCTGTCCACGTCGGCGGCGGACTCGCACCTCATCCCCACGCCGCCGAGCGCCTCGGCCAGCAGCGCGAAGTCGGGGATGCGGTGCCCGTGGGTGCCGAGATCACTTTGTGAGTAACGCTCGGCGTAGAAGAGGTTCTGCCACTGCCGGACCATACCGAGGTTGCCGTTGTTGATGACCGCCACCTTGATCGGCAACCCCTCGATGGCGCAGGTGGCCAGTTCCTGATTGGTCATCTGGAAGCAGCCGTCCCCGTCGATGGCCCAGACCTGTCGGTCGGGGGCTCCCGCCTTGGCACCCATCGCCGCGGGAACGGCGTAGCCCATCGTTCCGAGCCCACCGGAGTTGAGCCAGCTGCCCGGACGTTGGTACTCGATGAACTGGGCCGCCCACATCTGGTGCTGCCCCACTCCCGCGCTGTAGACCGCCTCCGGCCCCGCGAGCTTGCCGATCCGCTCGATCACGTACTCGGGCGAGAGCGTGTCGTCGGCGGGCCAGTCGTACCCGAGGGGGAAGCGCCTGCGCCAGTCCTCCAGCTGCTCCCACCACTCCGACAGGCCACCGCGCTGCCGATCGGCGGGGGTATCGTCCACGGCTTCGAGGAGCTCGGTCAGCACCTCCTTGCAGTCGCCCACGATCGGCACGTCGGCGACCCTGTTCTTGGAGATCTCGGCCGGATCGATGTCGGCGTGCACGACCTTGGCCTCCGGCGCGAAGCCCGACAGCTTGCCGGTGACCCTGTCGTCGAAGCGGGTTCCCAGCGCGATCAGCAGATCGGATCGCTGCATCGCGGCCACCGCGGGAACCGTCCCGTGCATGCCCGGCATCCCCAGGTGCAAGGGATGCGAGTCGGGGAACGCGCCCCGGGCCATCAGCGTGGTGACCACCGGGATACCGGTGTGCTCGGCGAGCCTGGTCAGCTCCTCCGAGGCCTCGGCCTTGAGCACCCCACCGCCGACGTAGAGCACCGGGCGCTTGGCCTCGCCCATCAGGCGCGCCGCTTCGCGGACCTGCTTGCCGTGCGGCTTGCCGACGGGTCGGTAACCGGGCAGCCGCTGTTCCGGTGGCCAGGAGAAGGACATGTTCAGCTGCTGAACGTCCTTGGGGATGTCCACCAGCACCGGTCCCGGCCGACCGCTGGACGCGATGTAGAAGGCCTCGGCGATGGTTCGCGGGATCTCGGCCGGATCGGTGACCAGGAAGTTGTGCTTGGTCACCGGAAGCGTGATGCCGCAGATGTCGGCTTCCTGGAAGGCGTCGGTGCCGATCAGACCGGTGCTCTGCTGTCCCGTGATCGCCACCATCGGAACCGAGTCCATGCTCGCGTCCGCCAGCGCGGTGACCAGGTTGGTCGCTCCCGGTCCCGAGGTGGCCATGCAGACTCCGGTTCTTCCCGTGACCTGCGCGTATCCGACCGCCGCGTGACCGGCGGCCTGCTCGTGCCGCACGAGCACGTGACGCACCTTGGTCGAGTCCAGGAGTGGGTCGTAGGTGGGAAGAATCGTTCCGCCCGGTATTCCGAAGACCACCTCGCAGCCCACGGCCTCCAGCGAGCGGACCAGTGCTTGGGCACCGGTCGCTCTTACCGGGGCTCCGTTGGGTGGGGCCGGCTTCGGACGCTGCCCCGGGGACGTTTCCGGGGCCGGATTCTGCCTGGTGTTGGCGCTGGTCATCGATTCTGCCTCGCGGTCGATGAATGGGGCCGGGCACGAAAAAACCCCCGCCGGCTACAAGCCGAACGAGGGTTGGCGCGTCGACGCTGCGTACTTCTCAGGCGTCGACGCGCCCGGGAAGTACGAGAATGTCGTTGATGCGCAGCATGGTTCGAAGGCTAGTCCCGCCGCCCCCGGAAGTCAAACCAACGGGAAAACGCTCCCGCATCGTGGACCGATGGAAGCGTGACTCCCCGGTCGCGCGCCGGGAGCGCCACCGCGCGCGCTCCGGTGCGAACATCCGTTGCGCAGGTGAGAGCATCGAGGGGTGAGCGAGACCCGCGACGAGACCACGGACCCGGACACCGCGACTCCCTCCGGAGGCAGCACGGTGGACGAAGCGGACGAACACACCCCCTCCGCCGGAGGCGGAACCGGCAGCACCCCCGCCGAATCACCGGAGGGGGACACCGTCGGCGCATCCGCGTCGGCCCCACAGGCAGCCACCTCGGAGGCCTCCCCCTCCTCGGAAGACGACGCGGAGGGCGACGTCCGGCGAGCACCACGGCTGGTTTTCCGCTTCACCCGCGTGAGCCTGCTCGTGCTCCTGGTCGTGGCGGTCTGCATCAGCCCGGTCGCCGCCTCCCTCCCCTGGCTGTCGCTGCTGTACCTGGTGCCGTTCGGCCTGCTCTACTGGGTGATCCGCATGCGGACCCTCGCCGGCCCCTCCGGGCTGACCACCCGCTCGCTGTTCCGGAGCGAATCCCTGCAGTGGACGGAGATCAAGGCCTTGCGGCTCGACGAGCGCCGCTGGGTCCGCGCGATCACCCACTCGGACCGGGAAGTCCCCCTGCCCGTGGTTCGGGTTCGGGACGTTCCCCGGCTGGCCGCCGCGAGCGGAGGATGGTTGCGCGACCCGCTCACTCCGGCCGACGACTCCGGCGAGGAGTAACCCGCGCCGAACCCCGAAAGCCACCCACTGGCTCTCACTGTTCGGGCAAGGGATTCCAACCAGGGCCGTTACACGGGCTGATGAGCGCCGGAGCAGGCTCGTGCTCACCGCTGAAGCCCGGCGCTCACAAGGCGCGGCCCGTTCTTCCGCCTCAGCGCGGTATCCCATGAAGTGAGAGCTTAGAACCATGCCCGAGTTGCGCTCCCGAACCGCGACGCACGGTCGCAACGCCGCGGGCGCCCGCTCGCTGTGGCGCGCCACCGGCATGACCGACAACGACTTCGGCAAGCCGATCGTGGCCATCGCCAACTCCTACACCCAGTTCGTGCCGGGGCACGTCCACCTGCGCGATCTGGGCGAGGTGATCGCCGGCGCGGTCCGCGCCGAGGGCGGAGTCCCCGCGAGTTCCACACCGCGGCGATCGACGACGGCATCGCGACGGGGCACCAGGGGATGCTGTACTCGCTCCCCTCGCGGGAGCTGATCGCGGACTCGGTGGAGTACACGGTCAACGGCCACCGCGCGGACGCGCTGGTGTACCTGTCGAACTGCGACAAGATCACCCCGGGGATGTTCACCGCGAACTCGATGAACTGACTGACGGAGGCCCTGGGGCTGGCGCTGCCGGGCAACGGCTCGACGCTGGCCCCCACCGCAAGCGCAGGGACCTGTTCGAAAAGGCCGGTCGCACGGTCGTGCACCTGGCGCAGCGCTGGTACGGCGACGACGACTCCGCGGTGCTGCCGCGTTCGATAGCCGACAAGAGGGCCTTCGAGAACGCGCTCGCGCTCGACGTGGCCATGGGCGACTCCACGAACACGGTGCTGCGCACCCTGGCCGCGGCCCGCGAAGGGAAGATCGACTTCACGCTGGCCGAGCGGCGCGCCAAGACGGAAAGCTCCGAGCCCCCTGGCGACCGAGCACCAGGAACCGGGAGGTGAGCACCGCTCTGCGCGCCTACGCGAGCCTGGCGACCTCGGCCTCCTTCGGTGCTGTTCGCGCTCTCCGGAACTGAGGCGGCCGTGTTCCGCGGGTGCCGCGGTACCCGCGGAACACGAGGCTCACCGCAAGCCCAACAGCACCGCAGCGGAAGCGATCACGGCGATCAGCAGCCCGATGCTCGCGCTGAGCACCGGACGCCGGAACCACGCCCGCCCCTTGTCCGCGGCCACCCTGCCCGGGCCGGTGAACAGCAGGGCCAGGGCGGCGGCCCCGAGCACGGCCGGGTACTCGACTCCCCCTCCGTCGAGGAAGAAACCGGAATCCGCGCCGAGCACCACGGCGTTAGCCATCACACCGAGCACTCCCGCCGCGGCCAGCGGGGTGAACAGCCCGAGCCCGAGCAGGATCCCCGCCGCGAACTCGGTACCACCGGTCAGCGGAGCCAGAACCTGGGTCTGGCCGAAGCCCATCTCGGCGAGCATGTCGGCCGTGCCGTCCAGCCCGGGACCGCCGAAAGCGCCGAAGAGTTTCTGCGCACCGTGCGCGACGAACACCGCCCCCAGGGCCAGTCGCAGCACCAGCAGCCCGAAGTCCACTCCCCGGTTCCAGCGCGCCGCTTCGACCGAGTCCGAGAATTCATCGTAGAAGTCCAGGTCACGCCGCAACGCACCCTCGCCGGACCCGCTGTAGGCCTCGTCGTCGTAGTAGTCCAGTTCCCCGGCGACGGCATACTGTCTCGTACCGGGCTCCCCCACTCCGACAGTGGAATCCTCCGGTGAGGTGGTCCAGCCACCCTCGTCGGAGCGGAAATCACGGTGAGAGCGGTCATCGGGATAGCCACCCGCGGCGTCGGGCCGATCATCGTGGATTCGCACGGGCGAAAGGCTAGGACATCGACAACCGACTGTGCGACCGTTTTGGAGAAACCGAATTGTTTTTCCGGGGGTGCCGGTCACGTCGCACGGGGGGATCGGCTCCACCGCGCCTCGTCACCAAGACTCTCACCCCGCGTTCACCCCGGAGAGGATACAGTCGGCGACTGTGGTGGTCCCTCCGGTCAATCGACGTTCCCTCGGCCGAGTTCCGCGCAGGAGCACGGCCATCGGTGCGGTGCTGGCCGCAGTCGCCCTGGTCAGCGGATGTGCCGACTTCCCGGAACAACACACCCAGGAGTGGCGCGAACAACCCTCGCTGCGCCCGCAGGCGGGTCCGGAACCCCGGATCGAGGGGCAGGAGCAACCTCCTCCCTCCGGCCACCCCCCCGCTTCCCCGCGGCCCGACCAACCGGAGGGGTGCTCGGACCCCGATCCGGCCGTGATCGCCACCTGTCTCGATCCGGTCGGAGCCGTCGCGGCGCTGCCCGGGGGGAACGCCGCGCTCGTGGGCGAGCGCGACACCGGCCGCGTCCTGCGGGTCAGCGACGGCGGACAACCCGAGGAAATAGCCCGGATCCAGGTCGATCCCACGGGCGGCGGCGGGCTGACCGGACTCGCGCTGTCCCCGAGCTACGCGGAGGACGGGCTGGCCTACGCCTACGTCACCACCCCCACGGACAACCGGGTGGTCCGTATCGCGCCCGGCGACTCCCCCGATCCCATCCTCACCGGGATTCCGCGCGGACCCAGCGGGAACGCCGGAGCCATCACCGCGGACGGCTCGAACTCCCTGATCGTGGCCACCGGAAACGCCGGGTCCGCGGAGCAGGCGGCCGACCGTTCGGTCCTGGCGGGCAAAGTGCTGCGGATCGACCCGTTCGGAGATCCCGCAGCGGACAACCCCGATCCGACGTCGCCGGTGATCTCGACGGGCCTGAGCTCTCCCGGCGGAGTGTGCGCGTCGAACCGGGACGGGGGCTTCTGGGTCACCGACCGGAAGGCGCAGCGGGAGGTGCTCCACCGCGTCGTCCCCGGACAGCAGGAGCAAGGCCCGGCGTGGAGCTGGAACGGCCACCCGGGGGTCTCCGGCTGCGCGGCCGCCGGGGGCACGCTGATCGTAGCGCTGACCGAGGAAGCCGCCGTCTACACCATGCGGCCGGGACCGCAAGGCACGTTCACCGGTGAACCACAACCCGCCATGGAGGACACCTACGGGCGCTTCTCCGCGGCTGCGAGCGGCCCGAACGGGCTGGTGTGGCTGGGCACCTCGAACAAGACGGGCGGGGAGCCGGTCTCCAGCGACGACAGGGTGATCCGCATCGAACCTCCCTCCGGTGGGACAGCTGGCAAGGAGTGAGCCCGCCTCGGCGGTGGGGTGCGTCCGCCGCCGTCACCGTCGGCGGACGCACCCGCTCCCGCGTCCCGCGAGGGGATCAGGCCGGAGGTCGGGACGTCCAGGTGCCCCGACCCGGCCACCTCACTGCTGGCCGCACGCGGCCAGCACCAGCTCGCGGACTCGTTTCGCGTCGGCCTGCCCCTGAGTGGCCTTCATGACGGCGCCGACGATCGCCCCGGCGGCCTGAACCTTGCCGCCCCGGATCTTCTCGGCCGCGTCGGGCTGAGCCGCCAGCGCCTCGTCCACGGCGGCCTGCAGGGAGGAGTCGTCGGAGACCACCTCCAGCTGGTCCGCCGCGATGACCTCGTCCGGTCCCCCGCGGTCGTCCAGCACGCCGTCCACGACCTGCCGGGCGAGCTTGTGCGTGAGCTTGCCCTCGTTCACGAGCTCGATGACCCGCGCGACCTGCTCCGGAGTGATCGGCAGGGCGGCCAGCTCGGTACCGCGCTCGTTGGCCCGCTGCGTCAGGTAGGCGACCCACCAGGAGCGCGCCTCGGAAGGCGAGGCCCCCGCGTCCACAGTGGCGGCGATGAGATCCAGCGCCCCCGCGTTGACCAGATCGCGCAGCTCCTCGTCGGACAGCTCCCACTGCTCCTGGGCGCGCCTGCGCCGCTCCCAGGGCATCTCGGGAAGGGTGGCGCGCAGCTGTTCCACCCACTCGCGTGAAGGCGCGATGGGCACGAGATCCGGCTCGGGGAAGTACCGGTAGTCCTCGGCCTCCTCCTTGCGCCTGCCCGAGGAGGTCTCCCCGGAGGACTCGTCGAAGTGCCGCGTCTCCTGGACGATCTCGGCGCCCTCGTTCAGCAGCGTCGCGTGCCTGCGCATCTCGAAACGCACCGCGCGCTCGATGCTGCGGAAGGAGTTGACGTTCTTCGTCTCGGTCCTGGTTCCGAACCGGGTCTCGCCCTTGGGGGTCAACGAGACGTTCGCGTCACAACGCAACGACCCCTGGTCCATCCGGACATCGGACACCCCCATGGACCGCAGCAGGTCCCGCAGAGCCGTGACGTAGGCCCGGGCGACCTCGGGCGCGCGATCCCCGGCATCGGTGATCGGCTTGGTGACGATCTCGATCAACGGCACGCCCGCCCTGTTGTAGTCGAGCAGCGAGTGCTCGGCGCCGTGGATGCGGCCGGTGGACCCCCCCACGTGCGAGGACTTGCCGGTGTCCTCCTCCATGTGCGCGCGCTCGATGCCCACGCGGAAGGTCTCCCCGTCGTCGAGCACGACGTCGAGGTGACCGTCGAAGACGATCGGCTCGTCGTACTGCGAGGTCTGGAAGTTCTTCGGCATGTCCGGGTAGAAGTAGTTCTTCCTCGCGAACCTGCACCACTCGGCCACCTGGCAGTTCAGCGCCAGGCCGATCCGGACGGCCGACTCCACCGCCGTACCGTTGACCACGGGCAGCGCACCGGGCATCCCCAGGCACACCGGGCACACCCTCGTGTTCGGCTCAGCACCGAACTCGTTGGCGCAACCGCAGAACATCTTGGTTGCCGTGGACAACTCGACGTGCACTTCCAGACCCAGCACCGGGTCGAAATTCCGCAGGACCTCGTCGTAGTCCATGATCTCGGCGACCGCTGTCATTCCTGTCCCGCCTTACGTACCTCGCGGACCGCCAGCGCCACCCCGGTGATCAACCCGAGGACGGTGACGATCGCGTCGGCCATCACCAGTCGATCGTTGTCCCTGCGTGCCTGGCGAATCTTGCCACGAAGGCCGATTCCCCTGGACAATTCCGCTCCGACGGCGATCATTGCCCGTACCTTCGGATTCATCGGGCCACCTCCAACTGCGGAATGCGGTCGACCAGCGGACTGCCGGAAGCGGCGTCCCGCGCGGTCTCGTAGGCGGCACCCACCCGGTACAGCCGGTCGTCGGCCATGGCGGGAGCCATGATCTGCAGCCCCACCGGCAAACCGTCCTCCGCCGAGACCCCGGAGGGCACGCTCATGGACGCGTTCCCGGCGAGGTTGCTGGGGATCGTGCACAGATCGGCCAGATACATGGCCATCGGATCATCGGCACGTTCGCCGATCCGGAAGGCCGTGGTCGGGGTGGTCGGCGAGACGAGCACGTCGACCTGCTCGAAGGCGGAGGCGAAATCCCTGCTGATCAGGGTGCGCACCTTCTGGGCCTGACCGTAGTAGGCGTCGTAGTACCCGGAGGACAGCGCGTAGGTCCCGAGCATGATCCGCCGCTTGACCTCGGCGCCGAAGCCCTGGTCCCGCGTCAGGGACATGACTTCCTCCGCGTTGTGCTCCCCGTCGTCACCGACGCGCAGCCCGTAGCGCATGGCGTCGAAACGAGCCAGGTTCGAGGAGCACTCGCTCGGCGCGATCAGGTAGTAGGCGCCGAGGGCGTACTCGAAGTGCGGGCAGGAGACCTCGACGACCTCGGCCCCCAGCGAGGTGAGCGTGTCCACGGCCGCGTTGAAGGAGTCCAGCACTCCCTGCTGGTAACCCTCCCCGGCGAACTCGCGCACCACGCCCACGCGCATTCCGCTGAGATCGCCGGCGGCCCCTTCCCGCGCGGCCGCGGTGACCTGGGGAACCGGGGCGTCGATCGAGGTCGAGTCCATCCGGTCGTGCCCGGCTATGACCTCGTGCAGCATCGCCGCGTCCAGCACGGTGCGTCCGCACGGGCCAGCCTGGTCCAGCGAGGAGGAGAAGGCGACCAGACCGTACCGGGAGACCCCGCCGTAAGTCGGCTTGACCCCGACGGTGCCGGTGACGGCTGCGGGCTGCCTGATGGAACCGCCCGTGTCGGTTCCGATCGCGAGGGGGGCCTCGAAAGCCGCCAGGGCCGCCGAGGAACCACCTCCGGATCCTCCGGGAACTCGCTCCAGGTCCCAGGGGTTGTGCGTGGGGCCGAAGGCCGAGTTCTCGGTCGAGGACCCCATGGCGAACTCGTCCATGTTGGTCTTGCCGAGGATCACCACTCCCGCCTCGCGGAGACGGCTCGCCACCGTCGAGTCGTACGGCGGCGTCCAGTTCTCCAACATCCGCGACCCGCAGGTGGTCGGCATGTCGGTCGTGGTGAACACGTCCTTCAGCGCGAGGGGAACCCCGGCCAGCGGCGAGGCCGCCCTGCCGTTCGCTCGGTCCTCGTCGGCCCGCCGCGCCGCTTCGAGCGCCTCCTGCCCGTTCACGTGCAGGAAGGCGTGCACATCGGGCTCGACCGCCTCGATGCGGTCGAGGTGCGCGCGGGTGGCCTCCTCGGCGGAGACCTCACCCGCGCTGATCTTGGCTGCCAGTTCGGAGGCCGTCAGACCGGTGAGTTCGGTCGAACCCGACCCCGCTGGACCGGACGTAGTCGAGGTCATCACGCCTCCTCGTTCAAAATCCGTGGTACGCGGAACCTGTTCTCCTCCGTGGCGGGCGCGCTCCGCAGCGCCTGCTCGCGGGACAGCCCCTGCCGTACCTCATCGGTCCGGAAGACGTTGGTCACCGGAACCGCGTGCGACGTGGGCGGTATCTCATCGGCGGCGACCTCACCCACTCTGGCCACCGCGTCGAGGATCACATCGAGCTGGCCGGAGAACTTCTCGAGTTCCTCCTCGGAAACGGCCAGCCGGGCAAGTCCGGCGAGGTGCGCCACCTCGTCACGGGAGATCGTGGACAATGCGCGGGCCCCTTATCATGTCCGGTTCGTTCAGGTATCCGGTCGTTTGCGGCTACCACACGTGTTCGAAGTATCGAGGTGCCTTCGAGTCTATGAGAGCGCACCGACCGGCCCGCGCGGCGGTACCGCAGGCAGGCGGGCCGCGGGGCGGAACCACGAGTCGCACCCG contains:
- the gatC gene encoding Asp-tRNA(Asn)/Glu-tRNA(Gln) amidotransferase subunit GatC, which encodes MSTISRDEVAHLAGLARLAVSEEELEKFSGQLDVILDAVARVGEVAADEIPPTSHAVPVTNVFRTDEVRQGLSREQALRSAPATEENRFRVPRILNEEA
- a CDS encoding acetolactate synthase large subunit, with the translated sequence MTSANTRQNPAPETSPGQRPKPAPPNGAPVRATGAQALVRSLEAVGCEVVFGIPGGTILPTYDPLLDSTKVRHVLVRHEQAAGHAAVGYAQVTGRTGVCMATSGPGATNLVTALADASMDSVPMVAITGQQSTGLIGTDAFQEADICGITLPVTKHNFLVTDPAEIPRTIAEAFYIASSGRPGPVLVDIPKDVQQLNMSFSWPPEQRLPGYRPVGKPHGKQVREAARLMGEAKRPVLYVGGGVLKAEASEELTRLAEHTGIPVVTTLMARGAFPDSHPLHLGMPGMHGTVPAVAAMQRSDLLIALGTRFDDRVTGKLSGFAPEAKVVHADIDPAEISKNRVADVPIVGDCKEVLTELLEAVDDTPADRQRGGLSEWWEQLEDWRRRFPLGYDWPADDTLSPEYVIERIGKLAGPEAVYSAGVGQHQMWAAQFIEYQRPGSWLNSGGLGTMGYAVPAAMGAKAGAPDRQVWAIDGDGCFQMTNQELATCAIEGLPIKVAVINNGNLGMVRQWQNLFYAERYSQSDLGTHGHRIPDFALLAEALGGVGMRCESAADVDSVIERAMEIDDRPVVIDFVVGKDAQVWPMVAAGTGNDEIMAARGIRPLFDDDEG
- the gatB gene encoding Asp-tRNA(Asn)/Glu-tRNA(Gln) amidotransferase subunit GatB, which produces MTAVAEIMDYDEVLRNFDPVLGLEVHVELSTATKMFCGCANEFGAEPNTRVCPVCLGMPGALPVVNGTAVESAVRIGLALNCQVAEWCRFARKNYFYPDMPKNFQTSQYDEPIVFDGHLDVVLDDGETFRVGIERAHMEEDTGKSSHVGGSTGRIHGAEHSLLDYNRAGVPLIEIVTKPITDAGDRAPEVARAYVTALRDLLRSMGVSDVRMDQGSLRCDANVSLTPKGETRFGTRTETKNVNSFRSIERAVRFEMRRHATLLNEGAEIVQETRHFDESSGETSSGRRKEEAEDYRYFPEPDLVPIAPSREWVEQLRATLPEMPWERRRRAQEQWELSDEELRDLVNAGALDLIAATVDAGASPSEARSWWVAYLTQRANERGTELAALPITPEQVARVIELVNEGKLTHKLARQVVDGVLDDRGGPDEVIAADQLEVVSDDSSLQAAVDEALAAQPDAAEKIRGGKVQAAGAIVGAVMKATQGQADAKRVRELVLAACGQQ
- a CDS encoding PH domain-containing protein, whose protein sequence is MSETRDETTDPDTATPSGGSTVDEADEHTPSAGGGTGSTPAESPEGDTVGASASAPQAATSEASPSSEDDAEGDVRRAPRLVFRFTRVSLLVLLVVAVCISPVAASLPWLSLLYLVPFGLLYWVIRMRTLAGPSGLTTRSLFRSESLQWTEIKALRLDERRWVRAITHSDREVPLPVVRVRDVPRLAAASGGWLRDPLTPADDSGEE
- the gatA gene encoding Asp-tRNA(Asn)/Glu-tRNA(Gln) amidotransferase subunit GatA, which codes for MTSTTSGPAGSGSTELTGLTASELAAKISAGEVSAEEATRAHLDRIEAVEPDVHAFLHVNGQEALEAARRADEDRANGRAASPLAGVPLALKDVFTTTDMPTTCGSRMLENWTPPYDSTVASRLREAGVVILGKTNMDEFAMGSSTENSAFGPTHNPWDLERVPGGSGGGSSAALAAFEAPLAIGTDTGGSIRQPAAVTGTVGVKPTYGGVSRYGLVAFSSSLDQAGPCGRTVLDAAMLHEVIAGHDRMDSTSIDAPVPQVTAAAREGAAGDLSGMRVGVVREFAGEGYQQGVLDSFNAAVDTLTSLGAEVVEVSCPHFEYALGAYYLIAPSECSSNLARFDAMRYGLRVGDDGEHNAEEVMSLTRDQGFGAEVKRRIMLGTYALSSGYYDAYYGQAQKVRTLISRDFASAFEQVDVLVSPTTPTTAFRIGERADDPMAMYLADLCTIPSNLAGNASMSVPSGVSAEDGLPVGLQIMAPAMADDRLYRVGAAYETARDAASGSPLVDRIPQLEVAR
- a CDS encoding DoxX family protein yields the protein MRIHDDRPDAAGGYPDDRSHRDFRSDEGGWTTSPEDSTVGVGEPGTRQYAVAGELDYYDDEAYSGSGEGALRRDLDFYDEFSDSVEAARWNRGVDFGLLVLRLALGAVFVAHGAQKLFGAFGGPGLDGTADMLAEMGFGQTQVLAPLTGGTEFAAGILLGLGLFTPLAAAGVLGVMANAVVLGADSGFFLDGGGVEYPAVLGAAALALLFTGPGRVAADKGRAWFRRPVLSASIGLLIAVIASAAVLLGLR
- a CDS encoding PQQ-dependent sugar dehydrogenase, with the protein product MVVPPVNRRSLGRVPRRSTAIGAVLAAVALVSGCADFPEQHTQEWREQPSLRPQAGPEPRIEGQEQPPPSGHPPASPRPDQPEGCSDPDPAVIATCLDPVGAVAALPGGNAALVGERDTGRVLRVSDGGQPEEIARIQVDPTGGGGLTGLALSPSYAEDGLAYAYVTTPTDNRVVRIAPGDSPDPILTGIPRGPSGNAGAITADGSNSLIVATGNAGSAEQAADRSVLAGKVLRIDPFGDPAADNPDPTSPVISTGLSSPGGVCASNRDGGFWVTDRKAQREVLHRVVPGQQEQGPAWSWNGHPGVSGCAAAGGTLIVALTEEAAVYTMRPGPQGTFTGEPQPAMEDTYGRFSAAASGPNGLVWLGTSNKTGGEPVSSDDRVIRIEPPSGGTAGKE